TCATTCGCGTGACCCCGGCCGGCGATACGGAGCTCGAGCTGTGGGCCGCGCAGCGAAACGCCGGGCCGCTCGAGAAGCTGCTCGGCCGCGTCATCCGGTGCGAGCTCGCGATCACGGCGCCGGCCCGCCCCGCGTTGGCGGCCCGCGCCGCGCTGACTTCATCGCCGGCACCTGACGGCCGGCGACGCGCCGATCTACAATCCCGCGGCAACCGGCTCCGCTCGACCACGCCCGCGGCGCGACCGAGCGGAACGGCGTCCGGGGAGTGGCCGTGACGAGCGAGGCGCGTTGCGCCCACTGCCGGAAGCGGCCGGTCGATCCAGCGTGGCGGCCGTTCTGCAGTGAGCGCTGCCGCCTCTTCGACCTGCAGAACTGGCTTGACGGCCGCTACCGAGTAGCCGGCGGGCCGATGTCGGTCGCCGACGCGGCGGAGCAGGACGGCGGCGGGTTGGAGACGGACGGCGGCGAAGGCCGCGACGGAGAACGACGGAAGGAAGGCGACAGGCAGACATGGGCGACACGCTGACCATTACCGACAACCGGACCGGGAAGCAGTACGAAGTACCGATTGTTGACGACACCATCCGGGCGATCGATCTGCGGAAGATCAAGGTGGATCCGGGCGAGTTCGGGATGATGA
Above is a window of Acidobacteriota bacterium DNA encoding:
- a CDS encoding DNA gyrase inhibitor YacG, with protein sequence MTSEARCAHCRKRPVDPAWRPFCSERCRLFDLQNWLDGRYRVAGGPMSVADAAEQDGGGLETDGGEGRDGERRKEGDRQTWATR